The window GTGCCTTTACTACCACATCGTAGACCTCACGCTGCTTCTCGGTAGGTTCACCAACCACTCCAACTCTTGTCATGTCTGTGTTATATCCATCTACAGCACATCCGCAGTCCAGAAGTACAACATCTTTCTCTTGCAGTTCCCGATTGCTGGGTTCGGCATGTGGAAGTGCACTATTCTCACCAAACTGTACAGCAGCGAATGTTGGTTCAGCCCCATGATCGATGATTTCGTTTGCTACGATTTGTTTCAGTTGCCTTTCTGTCATGCCTTTCTTGGCCCCCTTGATTGCAGTCATTACAGCGTCCTCTATGACTTGGCCCGCCTTCTTCATGAGCTGTATCTCATCTTCGCCTTTTTTCAATCGCATCTCATCAACAAGGGGAGTAATCGAGGGGGTAGAATTGAAACCACCTAGTGCCTTCTCAAGCTTCCAGAAAATTCCAAGAGATGTGCTTTCGTCCAAGAAGATATCAGTTTCAGTATCTGCCATATCCAGTTCTTCACTGATGAGTTTGTATGGGTCCTCTTCTTCCGACCAGGACAAGAAATCATCAATCCAAGTTCTCTGAGATATTTCGGAGAGTTCAAAACTAGGAAC of the Candidatus Lokiarchaeota archaeon genome contains:
- a CDS encoding M24 family metallopeptidase; translation: MLSASVYKERLAAVEDSIFSKNADLAFVTPSPTFQYLTGLAYEMRERLVSLIIQPERAPILVVPSFELSEISQRTWIDDFLSWSEEEDPYKLISEELDMADTETDIFLDESTSLGIFWKLEKALGGFNSTPSITPLVDEMRLKKGEDEIQLMKKAGQVIEDAVMTAIKGAKKGMTERQLKQIVANEIIDHGAEPTFAAVQFGENSALPHAEPSNRELQEKDVVLLDCGCAVDGYNTDMTRVGVVGEPTEKQREVYDVVVKAQKAALDEVGPGLSCGSADGIARSVIESEGYGKYFTHRLGHGIGLQVHEPPYLVRGNSLELAPGMTHSIEPGVYIPGEFGIRMEDLVCITEDGLELLTFAPRDFVII